Proteins encoded by one window of Chondromyces crocatus:
- a CDS encoding TetR/AcrR family transcriptional regulator, translating into MATKLDRRQELLRAARAVFSEKGYHEAKIDDIVALAKVAKGTYYLYFRDKRAIFAELVDGLFTRLGGAILHVDPQADVESQIKHNIRAIVAVLLDDPALTSILLSYSAGLDPAFVDQVRSFHQSVKQLLAGSLTEGQRLGMVATGDPALYATFTIGALKEILFENALGKHPRPREEIVTALFDVLRRGYLRTTAGATDRPTHAEPTPAQPAGLAELALAAEPTAKEAASAAKKAAAKKTAAKAKSPASRPTKRAAASAARPASGTATKPPASATTQVAAALPAPSSATKRRLH; encoded by the coding sequence ATGGCCACCAAGCTCGATCGCCGGCAGGAGCTGCTCCGCGCGGCCAGGGCCGTGTTCTCGGAGAAGGGCTACCACGAGGCCAAGATCGACGACATCGTCGCCCTCGCGAAGGTCGCCAAGGGCACGTATTACCTCTACTTTCGGGACAAGCGCGCCATCTTCGCCGAGCTCGTCGACGGCCTGTTCACACGCCTCGGCGGCGCCATCCTCCACGTCGACCCTCAGGCCGACGTCGAATCCCAGATCAAACACAACATCCGTGCCATCGTCGCCGTCCTCCTCGACGACCCGGCCCTCACCAGCATCCTGCTGTCGTATTCCGCTGGCCTCGACCCTGCCTTCGTCGACCAGGTCCGCTCGTTCCACCAGAGCGTGAAGCAGCTCCTCGCCGGCAGCCTGACCGAAGGCCAGCGCCTCGGCATGGTCGCCACCGGCGATCCCGCCCTCTACGCCACGTTCACCATCGGCGCCCTCAAGGAAATCCTCTTCGAGAACGCCCTCGGCAAGCACCCCCGCCCCCGCGAAGAGATCGTCACCGCCCTCTTCGACGTCCTCCGCCGCGGCTACCTCCGCACCACCGCCGGCGCGACCGACAGGCCCACCCACGCCGAGCCGACGCCTGCGCAGCCAGCCGGCCTCGCCGAGCTGGCCCTCGCCGCAGAGCCCACCGCGAAAGAGGCCGCCTCCGCCGCGAAGAAAGCCGCCGCGAAGAAGACCGCTGCCAAGGCGAAAAGCCCGGCCTCCCGCCCCACGAAGCGCGCAGCCGCCAGCGCCGCGCGGCCCGCGTCCGGCACCGCGACGAAGCCTCCCGCCAGCGCCACGACCCAGGTGGCCGCCGCGCTGCCCGCGCCGTCCTCCGCGACCAAGCGCCGCTTGCACTGA
- a CDS encoding BadF/BadG/BcrA/BcrD ATPase family protein, translated as MNAQRQGPVVVGIDVGSTTVKAVVLDPETLDVLWSDYQRHQTKQPEKVLEFLERIEADFPGSPRAEWRVFMTGSGAAPLCPSVGAKFVQEVNAVTLAVEKMHPDVGSVIELGGQDAKIIIFKKDEKTGEKTGSPSMNDKCASGTGATIDKCMIKVGLPPEQVVQIHFDDSKLHHVAAKCGVFAETDIVNLVKSGIPATEILCSLADAIVLQNLSVLTRGSTLKHKVLLLGGPNTYLPFLQECWRKRIPETWNERGYDWPKDAPIEETIFVPENAQYYAAFGACVYGLRESATTGLYAGKVGLVDYMTNGRKARLGESAGPPLVRTTNEVDDFRQLYAIPRFTPMALEPGQVIRAVIGVDGGSTSSKAVLVDEDQNIVCKAYQLSKGNPIQDTKELLSKLREYVTERGAILEVIGFGATGYAADVLQECMRADVNIVETVAHMMSAVRFFGDVDVICDIGGQDIKVLFMKNGDIANFRLSNSCSAGNGMLLQAMADQFGIPVTEYADTAFQAELAPKFSYGCAVFLDTDRVNFQKEGFSKEELLAGLAQVLPKNVWQYVVQIPRLASLGRRYVLQGGTQYNLAAVKAQVDYIKERVPGAEIFVHPHTGEAGAIGAAFETLRVVKRRGKSTFIGIDDAIDLKYTTKNDEETVCHFCPNECKRTFIDTETPDGATSRYISGFSCEKGTVESEQAMLSLVAERKKIAKQFPNLVDYESKLAFRHFYKPAPMPADGAPVRDTVVKKGFFGIRRTETTRPFRRGGPEVQEKLRRTRIGIPRVLNLYSTAPYFRTYFEALGVPKQNVVFSDETTEEMWVEGGKYGSVDPCFPSKVAQAHIHNLLFHHHEERALKFIFFPILTHVPSFGEGVMDKASCPIVAGVPDVMKAAFTKEMDFFATRGIEYVDPALTFGEMNLTARRMFEVWGPRLGITEDESDHAHKEGMRALEAFERDLQDKGRAILETVESENRVAILMVGRPYHSDPGLNHGIPEEFQVLGYPIVSVRSIPRDPEFLRRYFKEEVARGQHPLNINDVWPENYSANSAQKVWAVKFAARHPNVALLDLSSFKCGHDAPTYGIVEGIVTESAVPYAALHDIDANKPGGSIKIRVKTYAHSLKLHQEALEDTARKKVELMQRLDEKRLELLKTKQAQLAGRKVSDPEIERQISELGEKVRSYQAPPPAKPDVPRGLVQLKKKSADGSVVPAGV; from the coding sequence ATGAACGCGCAGCGCCAGGGACCGGTGGTGGTTGGCATCGACGTCGGATCGACGACGGTCAAGGCGGTCGTGCTGGACCCGGAGACGCTCGACGTCCTGTGGAGCGACTACCAGCGGCACCAGACGAAGCAGCCGGAGAAGGTGCTGGAGTTCCTCGAGCGGATCGAGGCGGACTTCCCCGGGTCACCCAGGGCCGAGTGGCGGGTGTTCATGACCGGCTCGGGGGCGGCGCCGCTGTGCCCCAGCGTGGGCGCGAAGTTCGTGCAAGAGGTGAACGCGGTCACCCTGGCGGTCGAGAAGATGCACCCGGACGTGGGCAGCGTCATCGAGCTGGGCGGGCAGGACGCGAAGATCATCATCTTCAAGAAGGACGAGAAGACGGGCGAGAAGACCGGCAGCCCGTCGATGAACGACAAGTGTGCGTCGGGTACGGGCGCGACGATCGACAAGTGCATGATCAAGGTGGGGCTGCCGCCGGAGCAGGTGGTGCAGATCCACTTCGACGACTCGAAGCTGCACCACGTGGCCGCGAAGTGCGGGGTGTTCGCCGAGACGGACATCGTGAACCTGGTGAAGAGCGGGATCCCGGCGACGGAGATCCTGTGCTCGCTGGCGGATGCGATCGTGCTGCAGAACCTGTCGGTGCTGACGCGCGGGTCGACGCTGAAGCACAAGGTGCTGCTGCTCGGGGGGCCGAACACGTACCTGCCGTTCCTGCAGGAGTGCTGGCGGAAGCGCATCCCGGAGACGTGGAACGAGCGCGGTTACGACTGGCCGAAGGACGCGCCGATCGAGGAGACGATCTTCGTGCCGGAGAACGCGCAGTACTACGCGGCGTTCGGGGCGTGCGTGTACGGGCTCAGAGAGTCGGCGACGACGGGGCTCTACGCGGGCAAGGTGGGGCTCGTCGACTACATGACGAATGGGCGCAAGGCGCGGCTCGGGGAGAGCGCGGGGCCGCCGCTCGTGCGGACGACGAACGAGGTGGACGACTTCCGGCAGCTCTACGCGATCCCGCGGTTCACGCCGATGGCGCTGGAACCAGGGCAGGTGATCCGGGCGGTGATCGGGGTCGACGGTGGGTCGACGTCGTCGAAGGCGGTGCTGGTCGACGAGGACCAGAACATCGTCTGCAAGGCGTACCAGCTCTCGAAGGGCAACCCGATCCAGGACACGAAGGAGCTGCTCTCGAAGCTGCGCGAGTACGTGACGGAGCGGGGCGCCATCCTGGAGGTGATCGGCTTCGGGGCGACGGGCTACGCGGCGGACGTGCTGCAGGAGTGCATGCGCGCGGACGTGAACATCGTCGAGACGGTGGCGCACATGATGAGCGCCGTGCGGTTCTTCGGGGACGTGGACGTCATCTGCGACATCGGTGGGCAGGACATCAAGGTCCTGTTCATGAAGAACGGGGACATCGCGAACTTCCGGCTCTCGAACTCGTGCTCGGCAGGGAACGGGATGCTGCTGCAGGCGATGGCCGATCAGTTCGGCATCCCGGTGACGGAGTACGCGGATACGGCGTTCCAGGCGGAGCTGGCGCCGAAGTTCAGCTACGGGTGCGCGGTCTTCCTCGATACGGACCGGGTGAACTTCCAGAAGGAGGGCTTCTCGAAGGAGGAGCTGCTCGCGGGGCTGGCGCAGGTGCTGCCGAAGAACGTGTGGCAGTACGTGGTGCAGATCCCGCGGCTGGCGTCGCTGGGGCGGCGGTACGTGCTGCAAGGGGGCACGCAGTACAACCTGGCCGCGGTGAAGGCGCAGGTGGACTACATCAAGGAGCGCGTGCCGGGCGCGGAGATCTTCGTCCACCCGCACACGGGCGAGGCAGGCGCGATCGGGGCGGCGTTCGAGACGCTGCGCGTGGTGAAGCGGCGCGGGAAGTCGACGTTCATCGGGATCGATGACGCGATCGACCTGAAGTACACCACGAAGAACGACGAGGAGACGGTCTGCCACTTCTGCCCGAACGAGTGCAAGCGGACCTTCATCGACACGGAGACGCCCGACGGGGCGACGTCGCGCTACATCTCCGGGTTCTCCTGTGAGAAGGGGACCGTGGAGAGCGAGCAGGCGATGCTCTCGCTGGTGGCGGAGCGGAAGAAGATCGCGAAGCAGTTTCCGAACCTGGTGGACTACGAGTCGAAGCTCGCGTTCCGGCACTTCTACAAGCCGGCGCCGATGCCCGCGGACGGGGCGCCGGTGCGGGACACGGTGGTGAAGAAGGGCTTCTTCGGGATCCGCCGCACGGAGACGACGCGGCCGTTCCGGCGGGGTGGGCCGGAGGTGCAGGAGAAGCTGCGCAGGACGCGCATCGGCATCCCGCGGGTGCTGAACCTGTACTCGACGGCGCCATACTTCCGGACGTACTTCGAGGCGCTCGGGGTGCCGAAGCAGAACGTGGTGTTCAGCGACGAGACCACCGAGGAGATGTGGGTCGAAGGCGGAAAGTACGGGTCGGTCGATCCGTGCTTCCCGTCGAAGGTGGCGCAAGCGCACATCCACAACCTGCTGTTCCACCACCACGAGGAGCGGGCGCTGAAGTTCATCTTCTTCCCGATCCTCACCCACGTGCCGAGCTTCGGCGAAGGGGTGATGGACAAGGCGAGCTGCCCGATCGTGGCCGGGGTGCCGGACGTGATGAAGGCGGCGTTCACGAAGGAGATGGACTTCTTCGCGACGCGCGGGATCGAGTACGTGGACCCGGCGCTGACGTTCGGGGAGATGAACCTGACGGCGCGGCGGATGTTCGAGGTGTGGGGGCCGCGGCTCGGGATCACCGAGGACGAGAGCGACCACGCGCACAAGGAGGGGATGCGCGCGCTGGAGGCGTTCGAGCGTGACCTGCAGGACAAGGGGCGCGCCATCCTGGAGACGGTGGAGTCCGAGAACCGGGTGGCGATCCTGATGGTGGGGCGGCCGTACCACTCGGATCCGGGGCTGAACCACGGGATTCCGGAGGAGTTCCAGGTGCTGGGCTACCCGATCGTGTCGGTGCGCTCGATCCCGCGGGATCCGGAGTTCTTGCGCCGCTACTTCAAGGAGGAGGTGGCGCGAGGGCAGCACCCGCTGAACATCAATGACGTGTGGCCGGAGAATTACTCGGCGAACAGCGCGCAGAAGGTGTGGGCGGTGAAGTTCGCGGCGCGGCACCCGAACGTGGCGCTCCTGGATCTGTCGAGCTTCAAGTGCGGTCACGACGCGCCGACGTACGGGATCGTCGAGGGCATCGTGACGGAGAGCGCGGTGCCGTACGCGGCGCTGCACGACATCGACGCGAACAAGCCGGGCGGGTCGATCAAGATCCGCGTGAAGACGTACGCGCACAGCTTGAAGCTGCACCAGGAGGCGCTGGAGGACACGGCGCGGAAGAAGGTGGAGCTGATGCAGCGGCTCGACGAGAAGCGGCTGGAGCTTCTGAAGACGAAGCAGGCGCAGCTCGCGGGCAGGAAGGTGAGCGATCCGGAGATCGAGCGGCAGATCTCGGAGCTGGGCGAGAAGGTGCGGAGCTACCAGGCACCGCCGCCGGCGAAGCCCGATGTGCCGCGAGGACTGGTTCAGCTCAAGAAGAAGAGCGCCGACGGCAGCGTTGTGCCGGCCGGGGTGTGA